A single genomic interval of Homo sapiens chromosome 7, GRCh38.p14 Primary Assembly harbors:
- the CCDC136 gene encoding coiled-coil domain-containing protein 136 isoform 1 (isoform 1 is encoded by transcript variant 1), which translates to MQAMEGEVLLPALYEEEEEEEEEEEEVEEEEEQVQKGGSVGSLSVNKHRGLSLTETELEELRAQVLQLVAELEETRELAGQHEDDSLELQGLLEDERLASAQQAEVFTKQIQQLQGELRSLREEISLLEHEKESELKEIEQELHLAQAEIQSLRQAAEDSATEHESDIASLQEDLCRMQNELEDMERIRGDYEMEIASLRAEMEMKSSEPSGSLGLSDYSGLQEELQELRERYHFLNEEYRALQESNSSLTGQLADLESERTQRATERWLQSQTLSMTSAESQTSEMDFLEPDPEMQLLRQQLRDAEEQMHGMKNKCQELCCELEELQHHRQVSEEEQRRLQRELKCAQNEVLRFQTSHSVTQNEELKSRLCTLQKKYDTSQDEQNELLKMQLQLQTELRQLKVMKSTLVENQSEKELLCRLQKLHLQHQNVTCEKEKLLERQQQLQEELQCHEAELQHLRDTVASFKESNEKDTETHAQLQEMKQLYQASKDELERQKHMYDQLEQDLLLCQLELKELKASHPIPEDKGKCANKCDTLLSRLTELQEKYKASQKEMGQLQMEQCELLEDQRRMQEEQGQLQEELHRLTLPLPKSGLLLKSQELLTKLEDLCELQLLYQGMQEEQKKLIQNQDCVLKEQLEIHEELRRFKESHFQEVLENPDDSKLAKSSKCNRNKQSKLLMEQMQALQVMYDAGQAKQELLQQEQGRLLEERKRLQADLQLCLEEMQLLQVQSPSIKMSLESYGKSYGSMVPSNENCRKTYDTTVDDNESYYKSYTSTQTSSKSFLKSYDSSTSASEAYGKSYCTTSNSSITYKKSYGSTSSSDTCQKSFVSSCTDEEPAEPEDMERFEEMVVKVLIKLQAVQAMYQISQEEHSQLQEQMEKLLAKQKDLKEELDACEREFKECMECLEKPMAPQNDKNEIKELQTKLRELQLQYQASMDEQGRLLVVQEQLEGQLQCCQEELRQLREKRPSVVKEARGKNANKNMNKNANGVKMKKVTKPCSDTSESDLETRKSLEVVLYYKASQRKLDGLAKEEEKKEEMEEEKKQVKEEAKEQCGDELVAEPADPEEAKSTEDQEENEEDKEEEEKEEDSEEEEDDADSSLESPEENNPLRLSESKKSSPTPNPPIFSLPLVGLVVISALLWCWWAETSS; encoded by the exons ATGCAAGCTATGGAGG GGGAGGTGTTACTCCCAGCTCTctatgaggaggaagaggaagaggaagaggaggaagaagaggtggaagaagaagaagaacaagtgCAGAAAGGTGGCAGTGTTGGCTCTCTGTCAGTCAACAAGCACCGGGGACTGAGCCTCACGGAGACAGAGCTGGAGGAGCTGCGGGCTCAGGTGCTGCAGCTGGTGGCAGAACTGGAGGAGACCCGGGAACTGGCAGGGCAGCATGAGGATGACTCCTTGGAGCTACAGG GGCTCCTGGAGGATGAACGGCTAGCCAGcgcccagcaggcagaggtgtTCACCAAGCAGATCCAGCAGCTCCAAG GTGAGCTGCGTTCTCTACGGGAGGAGATTTCCCTGTTAGAGCATGAGAAAGAAAGCGAACTTAAGGAAATAGAACAGGAATTGCATTTGGCCCAGGCTGAGATCCAGAGTCTGCGGCAAGCAGCAGAGGATTCCGCAACTGAACATGAGAGTGACATAGCATCCCTGCAGGAGGATCTCTGCCGGATGCAGAATGAACTTGAAGACATGGAACGCATTCGGGGAGATTATGAGATGGAGATCGCCTCCCTCCGTgcagaaatggaaatgaagagCTCTGAACCATCCGGTAGTTTAGGTCTCTCAGATTACTCTGGGTTACAAG AAGAACTGCAGGAGCTGCGGGAACGCTACCATTTCCTGAATGAGGAATACCGGGCCCTGCAGGAGAGCAACAGCAGCCTCACGGGGCAGCTTGCAGATCTGGAGAGTGAGAG GACACAGAGAGCAACAGAGAGATGGCTGCAGTCCCAAACACTGAGTATGACGTCAGCAGAGTCTCAGACTTCAGAAATGGATTTCTTAGAGCCTGATCCTGAAATGCAGTTGTTACGGCAGCAGCTACGGGATGCTGAAGAGCAGATGCATGGCATGAAGAACAAG TGTCAGGAATTGTGTTGTGAGTTGGAAGAGCTACAGCATCATCGCCAGGTCAGTGAGGAGGAGCAGAGGCGGCTGCAGAGGGAGCTCAAGTGTGCTCAGAATGAGGTGCTTCGGTTTCAGACCTCCCACAGTGTCACCCAG AATGAGGAGCTGAAGTCCAGACTCTGTACCCTGCAGAAAAAATATGATACTAGCCAGGATGAGCAGAACGAGCTCTTGAAGATGCAGCTGCAACTTCAGACTGAGCTCCGGCAGCTCAAAGTCATGAAATCCACACTTGTAGAAAACCAGAGTGAGAAG GAGTTACTGTGCCGGCTGCAGAAGCTGCACCTCCAGCACCAGAACGTCACATGTGAGAAGGAAAAGCTGCTGGAAcggcagcagcagctgcaggaggAGCTGCAGTGCCATGAGGCAGAGCTGCAGCACCTCAGGGATACGGTGGCCTCCTTCAAAGAGAGCAATGAGAAG GACACAGAGACGCACGCTCAGCTTCAGGAGATGAAGCAGCTGTACCAGGCCAGCAAGGACGAGCTGGAGCGGCAGAAGCACATGTATGACCAGCTGGAGCAGGACCTCCTGCTCTGCCAGCTGGAGCTGAAAGAGCTCAAGGCCTCCCACCCCATTCCGGAGGACAAAGGAAAGTGTGCTAATAAG TGTGACACACTGCTGTCCAGACTGACAGAATTGCAGGAAAAGTACAAGGCCAGCCAGAAGGAGATGGGGCAGCTGCAGATGGAGCAGTGTGAGCTCCTGGAGGATCAGAGGAGGATGCAGGAGGAGCAGGGCCAGCTGCAGGAAGAGCTGCACAGGCTCACACTGCCACTGCCAAAGAGTGGCCTCTTACTCAAG AGTCAGGAGCTACTCACCAAGTTAGAAGACCTGTGTGAGCTGCAGCTGCTCTACCAAGGCATGCAGGAGGAACAGAAGAAGCTGATACAGAACCAAGACTGTGTATTAAAAGAACAATTAGAGATCCACGAAGAGCTGCGACGTTTCAAAGAGTCTCATTTCCAGGAAGTGTTGGAGAATCCCGATGATTCCAAATTGGCTAAGTCCTCCAAATGTAATCGAAACAAG caaTCCAAGCTGCTCATGGAGCAGATGCAGGCCCTGCAGGTGATGTATGACGCCGGTCAGGCGAAGCAGGAGCTCTTGCAGCAAGAGCAAGGGAGGCTCCTAGAGGAGCGGAAGAGGCTGCAGGCAGACTTGCAGCTCTGCCTGGAAGAAATGCAGCTGCTTCAAGTCCAGTCCCCTTCTATAAAAATGAGCCTTGAGTCCTACGGGAAGAGCTATGGTAGCATGGTCCCCAGCAATGAGAACTGTCGCAAGACTTATGATACCACTGTGGATGACAATGAGAGCTATTACAAGAGTTACACCAGCACCCAGACCAGCAGCAAGAGCTTTCTCAAGAGCTATGACAGCAGCACCAGTGCCAGTGAGGCCTATGGGAAGAGTTACTGCACTACCAGCAACAGCAGCATTACCTATAAGAAGAGTTACGGCAGCACCAGTAGCTCTGACACCTGCCAGAAGAGTTTTGTCAGCAGCTGCACTGACGAGGAACCTGCTGAGCCTGAAGACATGGAG CGCTTTGAGGAAATGGTTGTGAAAGTGCTGATCAAGCTGCAGGCGGTGCAGGCCATGTACCAGATAAGCCAGGAGGAACACAGCCAGCTGCAAGAGCAGATGGAAAAGTTACTGGCCAAGCAGAAAGACCTGAAGGAAGAGCTGGATGCCTGTGAAAGGGAGTTCAAGGAGTGCATGGAATGCCTTGAAAAGCCCATGGCCCCCCAGAACGACAAGAATGAG ATCAAAGAACTGCAGACCAAGCTGCGGGAGCTGCAGCTGCAATACCAGGCTAGCATGGATGAGCAGGGGCGGCTTCTGGTAGTGCAGGAGCAGCTGGAGGGGCAGCTGCAGTGCTGCCAGGAGGAGCTCCGCCAGCTCAGGGAGAAGAGGCCTTCTGTTGTCAAAGAAGCCCGGGGGAAGAATGCTAATAAGAACATGAACAAGAATGCCAATGGGGTTAAAATGAAAAAGGTGACCAAGCCATGCTCGGATACTTCTGAGAGCGACCTTGAGACCAGAAAG AGTCTGGAGGTAGTGCTGTACTACAAGGCCAGCCAGAGGAAATTAGATGGACTagcaaaagaggaggaaaagaaagaggagatggaggaggaaaaaaagcaagtgAAAGAGGAAGCAAAGGAGCAGTGTGGGGATGAGCTAGTTGCTGAGCCAGCAGATCCTGAGGAAGCTAAATCCACAGAAGATCAGGAGGAAAATGAAGAGgacaaagaggaagaggagaaggaagaagacagtgaagaggaggaggatgacGCCGACTCTTCCCTTGAAAGTCCCGAAGAAAATAACCCCCTCAGACTTTCCGAGAGCAAAAAG TCATCCCCTACCCCCAATCCCCCCATCTTCTCCTTGCCTCTTGTAGGCCTGGTGGTCATCTCGGCTTTGCTCTGGTGCTGGTGGGCTGAGACGTCGTCCTAA
- the CCDC136 gene encoding coiled-coil domain-containing protein 136 isoform 8 (isoform 8 is encoded by transcript variant 8), which translates to MEAGAGAGAGAAGWSCPGPGPTVTTLGSYEASEGCERKKGQRWGSLERRGMQAMEGEVLLPALYEEEEEEEEEEEEVEEEEEQVQKGGSVGSLSVNKHRGLSLTETELEELRAQVLQLVAELEETRELAGQHEDDSLELQGLLEDERLASAQQAEVFTKQIQQLQGELRSLREEISLLEHEKESELKEIEQELHLAQAEIQSLRQAAEDSATEHESDIASLQEDLCRMQNELEDMERIRGDYEMEIASLRAEMEMKSSEPSGSLGLSDYSGLQEELQELRERYHFLNEEYRALQESNSSLTGQLADLESERTQRATERWLQSQTLSMTSAESQTSEMDFLEPDPEMQLLRQQLRDAEEQMHGMKNKCQELCCELEELQHHRQVSEEEQRRLQRELKCAQNEVLRFQTSHSVTQNEELKSRLCTLQKKYDTSQDEQNELLKMQLQLQTELRQLKVMKSTLVENQSEKELLCRLQKLHLQHQNVTCEKEKLLERQQQLQEELQCHEAELQHLRDTVASFKESNEKDTETHAQLQEMKQLYQASKDELERQKHMYDQLEQDLLLCQLELKELKASHPIPEDKGKCANKCDTLLSRLTELQEKYKASQKEMGQLQMEQCELLEDQRRMQEEQGQLQEELHRLTLPLPKSGLLLKSQELLTKLEDLCELQLLYQGMQEEQKKLIQNQDCVLKEQLEIHEELRRFKESHFQEVLENPDDSKLAKSSKCNRNKQSKLLMEQMQALQVMYDAGQAKQELLQQEQGRLLEERKRLQADLQLCLEEMQLLQVQSPSIKMSLESYGKSYGSMVPSNENCRKTYDTTVDDNESYYKSYTSTQTSSKSFLKSYDSSTSASEAYGKSYCTTSNSSITYKKSYGSTSSSDTCQKSFVSSCTDEEPAEPEDMERFEEMVVKVLIKLQAVQAMYQISQEEHSQLQEQMEKLLAKQKDLKEELDACEREFKECMECLEKPMAPQNDKNEIKELQTKLRELQLQYQASMDEQGRLLVVQEQLEGQLQCCQEELRQLREKRPSVVKEARGKNANKNMNKNANGVKMKKVTKPCSDTSESDLETRKSLEVVLYYKASQRKLDGLAKEEEKKEEMEEEKKQVKEEAKEQCGDELVAEPADPEEAKSTEDQEENEEDKEEEEKEEDSEEEEDDADSSLESPEENNPLRLSESKKNMFGLWKPMVFLAIAAVALYVLPNMRQQESEFCLME; encoded by the exons ATGGAGGCGGGCGCCGGAGCCGGCGCGGGAGCCGCGGGCTGGAGCTGCCCGGGCCCAG GACCCACAGTGACCACTCTAGGCTCCTATGAGGCTTCCGAGGGCTGTGAGAGGAAGAAGGGCCAACGCTGGGGGTCCCTGGAACGACGGGGGATGCAAGCTATGGAGG GGGAGGTGTTACTCCCAGCTCTctatgaggaggaagaggaagaggaagaggaggaagaagaggtggaagaagaagaagaacaagtgCAGAAAGGTGGCAGTGTTGGCTCTCTGTCAGTCAACAAGCACCGGGGACTGAGCCTCACGGAGACAGAGCTGGAGGAGCTGCGGGCTCAGGTGCTGCAGCTGGTGGCAGAACTGGAGGAGACCCGGGAACTGGCAGGGCAGCATGAGGATGACTCCTTGGAGCTACAGG GGCTCCTGGAGGATGAACGGCTAGCCAGcgcccagcaggcagaggtgtTCACCAAGCAGATCCAGCAGCTCCAAG GTGAGCTGCGTTCTCTACGGGAGGAGATTTCCCTGTTAGAGCATGAGAAAGAAAGCGAACTTAAGGAAATAGAACAGGAATTGCATTTGGCCCAGGCTGAGATCCAGAGTCTGCGGCAAGCAGCAGAGGATTCCGCAACTGAACATGAGAGTGACATAGCATCCCTGCAGGAGGATCTCTGCCGGATGCAGAATGAACTTGAAGACATGGAACGCATTCGGGGAGATTATGAGATGGAGATCGCCTCCCTCCGTgcagaaatggaaatgaagagCTCTGAACCATCCGGTAGTTTAGGTCTCTCAGATTACTCTGGGTTACAAG AAGAACTGCAGGAGCTGCGGGAACGCTACCATTTCCTGAATGAGGAATACCGGGCCCTGCAGGAGAGCAACAGCAGCCTCACGGGGCAGCTTGCAGATCTGGAGAGTGAGAG GACACAGAGAGCAACAGAGAGATGGCTGCAGTCCCAAACACTGAGTATGACGTCAGCAGAGTCTCAGACTTCAGAAATGGATTTCTTAGAGCCTGATCCTGAAATGCAGTTGTTACGGCAGCAGCTACGGGATGCTGAAGAGCAGATGCATGGCATGAAGAACAAG TGTCAGGAATTGTGTTGTGAGTTGGAAGAGCTACAGCATCATCGCCAGGTCAGTGAGGAGGAGCAGAGGCGGCTGCAGAGGGAGCTCAAGTGTGCTCAGAATGAGGTGCTTCGGTTTCAGACCTCCCACAGTGTCACCCAG AATGAGGAGCTGAAGTCCAGACTCTGTACCCTGCAGAAAAAATATGATACTAGCCAGGATGAGCAGAACGAGCTCTTGAAGATGCAGCTGCAACTTCAGACTGAGCTCCGGCAGCTCAAAGTCATGAAATCCACACTTGTAGAAAACCAGAGTGAGAAG GAGTTACTGTGCCGGCTGCAGAAGCTGCACCTCCAGCACCAGAACGTCACATGTGAGAAGGAAAAGCTGCTGGAAcggcagcagcagctgcaggaggAGCTGCAGTGCCATGAGGCAGAGCTGCAGCACCTCAGGGATACGGTGGCCTCCTTCAAAGAGAGCAATGAGAAG GACACAGAGACGCACGCTCAGCTTCAGGAGATGAAGCAGCTGTACCAGGCCAGCAAGGACGAGCTGGAGCGGCAGAAGCACATGTATGACCAGCTGGAGCAGGACCTCCTGCTCTGCCAGCTGGAGCTGAAAGAGCTCAAGGCCTCCCACCCCATTCCGGAGGACAAAGGAAAGTGTGCTAATAAG TGTGACACACTGCTGTCCAGACTGACAGAATTGCAGGAAAAGTACAAGGCCAGCCAGAAGGAGATGGGGCAGCTGCAGATGGAGCAGTGTGAGCTCCTGGAGGATCAGAGGAGGATGCAGGAGGAGCAGGGCCAGCTGCAGGAAGAGCTGCACAGGCTCACACTGCCACTGCCAAAGAGTGGCCTCTTACTCAAG AGTCAGGAGCTACTCACCAAGTTAGAAGACCTGTGTGAGCTGCAGCTGCTCTACCAAGGCATGCAGGAGGAACAGAAGAAGCTGATACAGAACCAAGACTGTGTATTAAAAGAACAATTAGAGATCCACGAAGAGCTGCGACGTTTCAAAGAGTCTCATTTCCAGGAAGTGTTGGAGAATCCCGATGATTCCAAATTGGCTAAGTCCTCCAAATGTAATCGAAACAAG caaTCCAAGCTGCTCATGGAGCAGATGCAGGCCCTGCAGGTGATGTATGACGCCGGTCAGGCGAAGCAGGAGCTCTTGCAGCAAGAGCAAGGGAGGCTCCTAGAGGAGCGGAAGAGGCTGCAGGCAGACTTGCAGCTCTGCCTGGAAGAAATGCAGCTGCTTCAAGTCCAGTCCCCTTCTATAAAAATGAGCCTTGAGTCCTACGGGAAGAGCTATGGTAGCATGGTCCCCAGCAATGAGAACTGTCGCAAGACTTATGATACCACTGTGGATGACAATGAGAGCTATTACAAGAGTTACACCAGCACCCAGACCAGCAGCAAGAGCTTTCTCAAGAGCTATGACAGCAGCACCAGTGCCAGTGAGGCCTATGGGAAGAGTTACTGCACTACCAGCAACAGCAGCATTACCTATAAGAAGAGTTACGGCAGCACCAGTAGCTCTGACACCTGCCAGAAGAGTTTTGTCAGCAGCTGCACTGACGAGGAACCTGCTGAGCCTGAAGACATGGAG CGCTTTGAGGAAATGGTTGTGAAAGTGCTGATCAAGCTGCAGGCGGTGCAGGCCATGTACCAGATAAGCCAGGAGGAACACAGCCAGCTGCAAGAGCAGATGGAAAAGTTACTGGCCAAGCAGAAAGACCTGAAGGAAGAGCTGGATGCCTGTGAAAGGGAGTTCAAGGAGTGCATGGAATGCCTTGAAAAGCCCATGGCCCCCCAGAACGACAAGAATGAG ATCAAAGAACTGCAGACCAAGCTGCGGGAGCTGCAGCTGCAATACCAGGCTAGCATGGATGAGCAGGGGCGGCTTCTGGTAGTGCAGGAGCAGCTGGAGGGGCAGCTGCAGTGCTGCCAGGAGGAGCTCCGCCAGCTCAGGGAGAAGAGGCCTTCTGTTGTCAAAGAAGCCCGGGGGAAGAATGCTAATAAGAACATGAACAAGAATGCCAATGGGGTTAAAATGAAAAAGGTGACCAAGCCATGCTCGGATACTTCTGAGAGCGACCTTGAGACCAGAAAG AGTCTGGAGGTAGTGCTGTACTACAAGGCCAGCCAGAGGAAATTAGATGGACTagcaaaagaggaggaaaagaaagaggagatggaggaggaaaaaaagcaagtgAAAGAGGAAGCAAAGGAGCAGTGTGGGGATGAGCTAGTTGCTGAGCCAGCAGATCCTGAGGAAGCTAAATCCACAGAAGATCAGGAGGAAAATGAAGAGgacaaagaggaagaggagaaggaagaagacagtgaagaggaggaggatgacGCCGACTCTTCCCTTGAAAGTCCCGAAGAAAATAACCCCCTCAGACTTTCCGAGAGCAAAAAG AACATGTTTGGGTTGTGGAAGCCTATGGTATTCTTGGCTATTGCAGCTGTGGCTCTGTATGTGTTACCCAACATGCGACAGCAGGAGTCAGAGTTCTGCCTCATGGAGTGA
- the CCDC136 gene encoding coiled-coil domain-containing protein 136 isoform X8, producing MEAGAGAGAGAAGWSCPGPGPTVTTLGSYEASEGCERKKGQRWGSLERRGMQAMEGEVLLPALYEEEEEEEEEEEEVEEEEEQVQKGGSVGSLSVNKHRGLSLTETELEELRAQVLQLVAELEETRELAGQHEDDSLELQGLLEDERLASAQQAEVFTKQIQQLQGELRSLREEISLLEHEKESELKEIEQELHLAQAEIQSLRQAAEDSATEHESDIASLQEDLCRMQNELEDMERIRGDYEMEIASLRAEMEMKSSEPSGSLGLSDYSGLQEELQELRERYHFLNEEYRALQESNSSLTGQLADLESERTQRATERWLQSQTLSMTSAESQTSEMDFLEPDPEMQLLRQQLRDAEEQMHGMKNKCQELCCELEELQHHRQVSEEEQRRLQRELKCAQNEVLRFQTSHSVTQNEELKSRLCTLQKKYDTSQDEQNELLKMQLQLQTELRQLKVMKSTLVENQSEKELLCRLQKLHLQHQNVTCEKEKLLERQQQLQEELQCHEAELQHLRDTVASFKESNEKDTETHAQLQEMKQLYQASKDELERQKHMYDQLEQDLLLCQLELKELKASHPIPEDKGKCANKCDTLLSRLTELQEKYKASQKEMGQLQMEQCELLEDQRRMQEEQGQLQEELHRLTLPLPKSGLLLKSQELLTKLEDLCELQLLYQGMQEEQKKLIQNQDCVLKEQLEIHEELRRFKESHFQEVLENPDDSKLAKSSKCNRNKPRSQAQHAQRPDSELGQEIQELIQSKLLMEQMQALQVMYDAGQAKQELLQQEQGRLLEERKRLQADLQLCLEEMQLLQVQSPSIKMSLESYGKSYGSMVPSNENCRKTYDTTVDDNESYYKSYTSTQTSSKSFLKSYDSSTSASEAYGKSYCTTSNSSITYKKSYGSTSSSDTCQKSFVSSCTDEEPAEPEDMERFEEMVVKVLIKLQAVQAMYQISQEEHSQLQEQMEKLLAKQKDLKEELDACEREFKECMECLEKPMAPQNDKNEIKELQTKLRELQLQYQASMDEQGRLLVVQEQLEGQLQCCQEELRQLREKRPSVVKEARGKNANKNMNKNANGVKMKKVTKPCSDTSESDLETRKSLEVVLYYKASQRKLDGLAKEEEKKEEMEEEKKQVKEEAKEQCGDELVAEPADPEEAKSTEDQEENEEDKEEEEKEEDSEEEEDDADSSLESPEENNPLRLSESKKNMFGLWKPMVFLAIAAVALYVLPNMRQQESEFCLME from the exons ATGGAGGCGGGCGCCGGAGCCGGCGCGGGAGCCGCGGGCTGGAGCTGCCCGGGCCCAG GACCCACAGTGACCACTCTAGGCTCCTATGAGGCTTCCGAGGGCTGTGAGAGGAAGAAGGGCCAACGCTGGGGGTCCCTGGAACGACGGGGGATGCAAGCTATGGAGG GGGAGGTGTTACTCCCAGCTCTctatgaggaggaagaggaagaggaagaggaggaagaagaggtggaagaagaagaagaacaagtgCAGAAAGGTGGCAGTGTTGGCTCTCTGTCAGTCAACAAGCACCGGGGACTGAGCCTCACGGAGACAGAGCTGGAGGAGCTGCGGGCTCAGGTGCTGCAGCTGGTGGCAGAACTGGAGGAGACCCGGGAACTGGCAGGGCAGCATGAGGATGACTCCTTGGAGCTACAGG GGCTCCTGGAGGATGAACGGCTAGCCAGcgcccagcaggcagaggtgtTCACCAAGCAGATCCAGCAGCTCCAAG GTGAGCTGCGTTCTCTACGGGAGGAGATTTCCCTGTTAGAGCATGAGAAAGAAAGCGAACTTAAGGAAATAGAACAGGAATTGCATTTGGCCCAGGCTGAGATCCAGAGTCTGCGGCAAGCAGCAGAGGATTCCGCAACTGAACATGAGAGTGACATAGCATCCCTGCAGGAGGATCTCTGCCGGATGCAGAATGAACTTGAAGACATGGAACGCATTCGGGGAGATTATGAGATGGAGATCGCCTCCCTCCGTgcagaaatggaaatgaagagCTCTGAACCATCCGGTAGTTTAGGTCTCTCAGATTACTCTGGGTTACAAG AAGAACTGCAGGAGCTGCGGGAACGCTACCATTTCCTGAATGAGGAATACCGGGCCCTGCAGGAGAGCAACAGCAGCCTCACGGGGCAGCTTGCAGATCTGGAGAGTGAGAG GACACAGAGAGCAACAGAGAGATGGCTGCAGTCCCAAACACTGAGTATGACGTCAGCAGAGTCTCAGACTTCAGAAATGGATTTCTTAGAGCCTGATCCTGAAATGCAGTTGTTACGGCAGCAGCTACGGGATGCTGAAGAGCAGATGCATGGCATGAAGAACAAG TGTCAGGAATTGTGTTGTGAGTTGGAAGAGCTACAGCATCATCGCCAGGTCAGTGAGGAGGAGCAGAGGCGGCTGCAGAGGGAGCTCAAGTGTGCTCAGAATGAGGTGCTTCGGTTTCAGACCTCCCACAGTGTCACCCAG AATGAGGAGCTGAAGTCCAGACTCTGTACCCTGCAGAAAAAATATGATACTAGCCAGGATGAGCAGAACGAGCTCTTGAAGATGCAGCTGCAACTTCAGACTGAGCTCCGGCAGCTCAAAGTCATGAAATCCACACTTGTAGAAAACCAGAGTGAGAAG GAGTTACTGTGCCGGCTGCAGAAGCTGCACCTCCAGCACCAGAACGTCACATGTGAGAAGGAAAAGCTGCTGGAAcggcagcagcagctgcaggaggAGCTGCAGTGCCATGAGGCAGAGCTGCAGCACCTCAGGGATACGGTGGCCTCCTTCAAAGAGAGCAATGAGAAG GACACAGAGACGCACGCTCAGCTTCAGGAGATGAAGCAGCTGTACCAGGCCAGCAAGGACGAGCTGGAGCGGCAGAAGCACATGTATGACCAGCTGGAGCAGGACCTCCTGCTCTGCCAGCTGGAGCTGAAAGAGCTCAAGGCCTCCCACCCCATTCCGGAGGACAAAGGAAAGTGTGCTAATAAG TGTGACACACTGCTGTCCAGACTGACAGAATTGCAGGAAAAGTACAAGGCCAGCCAGAAGGAGATGGGGCAGCTGCAGATGGAGCAGTGTGAGCTCCTGGAGGATCAGAGGAGGATGCAGGAGGAGCAGGGCCAGCTGCAGGAAGAGCTGCACAGGCTCACACTGCCACTGCCAAAGAGTGGCCTCTTACTCAAG AGTCAGGAGCTACTCACCAAGTTAGAAGACCTGTGTGAGCTGCAGCTGCTCTACCAAGGCATGCAGGAGGAACAGAAGAAGCTGATACAGAACCAAGACTGTGTATTAAAAGAACAATTAGAGATCCACGAAGAGCTGCGACGTTTCAAAGAGTCTCATTTCCAGGAAGTGTTGGAGAATCCCGATGATTCCAAATTGGCTAAGTCCTCCAAATGTAATCGAAACAAG CCAAGAAGCCAGGCCCAACATGCCCAGAGGCCAGATTCAGAATTGGGGCAGGAGATACAGGAACTAATA caaTCCAAGCTGCTCATGGAGCAGATGCAGGCCCTGCAGGTGATGTATGACGCCGGTCAGGCGAAGCAGGAGCTCTTGCAGCAAGAGCAAGGGAGGCTCCTAGAGGAGCGGAAGAGGCTGCAGGCAGACTTGCAGCTCTGCCTGGAAGAAATGCAGCTGCTTCAAGTCCAGTCCCCTTCTATAAAAATGAGCCTTGAGTCCTACGGGAAGAGCTATGGTAGCATGGTCCCCAGCAATGAGAACTGTCGCAAGACTTATGATACCACTGTGGATGACAATGAGAGCTATTACAAGAGTTACACCAGCACCCAGACCAGCAGCAAGAGCTTTCTCAAGAGCTATGACAGCAGCACCAGTGCCAGTGAGGCCTATGGGAAGAGTTACTGCACTACCAGCAACAGCAGCATTACCTATAAGAAGAGTTACGGCAGCACCAGTAGCTCTGACACCTGCCAGAAGAGTTTTGTCAGCAGCTGCACTGACGAGGAACCTGCTGAGCCTGAAGACATGGAG CGCTTTGAGGAAATGGTTGTGAAAGTGCTGATCAAGCTGCAGGCGGTGCAGGCCATGTACCAGATAAGCCAGGAGGAACACAGCCAGCTGCAAGAGCAGATGGAAAAGTTACTGGCCAAGCAGAAAGACCTGAAGGAAGAGCTGGATGCCTGTGAAAGGGAGTTCAAGGAGTGCATGGAATGCCTTGAAAAGCCCATGGCCCCCCAGAACGACAAGAATGAG ATCAAAGAACTGCAGACCAAGCTGCGGGAGCTGCAGCTGCAATACCAGGCTAGCATGGATGAGCAGGGGCGGCTTCTGGTAGTGCAGGAGCAGCTGGAGGGGCAGCTGCAGTGCTGCCAGGAGGAGCTCCGCCAGCTCAGGGAGAAGAGGCCTTCTGTTGTCAAAGAAGCCCGGGGGAAGAATGCTAATAAGAACATGAACAAGAATGCCAATGGGGTTAAAATGAAAAAGGTGACCAAGCCATGCTCGGATACTTCTGAGAGCGACCTTGAGACCAGAAAG AGTCTGGAGGTAGTGCTGTACTACAAGGCCAGCCAGAGGAAATTAGATGGACTagcaaaagaggaggaaaagaaagaggagatggaggaggaaaaaaagcaagtgAAAGAGGAAGCAAAGGAGCAGTGTGGGGATGAGCTAGTTGCTGAGCCAGCAGATCCTGAGGAAGCTAAATCCACAGAAGATCAGGAGGAAAATGAAGAGgacaaagaggaagaggagaaggaagaagacagtgaagaggaggaggatgacGCCGACTCTTCCCTTGAAAGTCCCGAAGAAAATAACCCCCTCAGACTTTCCGAGAGCAAAAAG AACATGTTTGGGTTGTGGAAGCCTATGGTATTCTTGGCTATTGCAGCTGTGGCTCTGTATGTGTTACCCAACATGCGACAGCAGGAGTCAGAGTTCTGCCTCATGGAGTGA